From Candidatus Omnitrophota bacterium:
GTGACATCTTTTTATTCGATTCAGGACACTAAGACGCCGGCAAAGACGGCGGGGTTCTGTTTGGTGATTAATGCGATGTTGAATTTTCTTTTGATGGGGCCTTTAAAGATTGGGGGGATTGCCCTGGCAAGCTCAATTGCAGCAACGATTAATTTTTCTATTTTGTTCTTTATTTTAAATAAACGCTTAAAGCATATTGGAGAAGGTTTCCTTGATTACGGGCTTAAAGTTCTTTTGGCGTCTATGGTGATGGGATCATTGTCATTATGGCTTTGGAATCTGGCAGATCGTATTCCAGAGATGATTCGTTTTTTTCTTGTTAGCTTCGTAAGTATTTTTGTTTTTTTCCAATCGTGCTATTTTCTAAAAATTTATCAAGCACAAAAAATAATCCAATGGATATTAAAAAAACCATAGCACAAATTCCTCTTTCGAGCGGCGTGTACTTAATGAAATCGAAAAGAGGAGCAATCATCTATATTGGAAAAGCGGTTTGTTTACGTAAGCGCGTGCAGTCATATTTTCGAAAGAAAACGGATTCTCTTAAAACAGAAGCACTTGTTTCGGAAATTAATGACATTGATTATATTTTGACGTTAAGCGAAGCGGAAGCTTTGATTTTGGAAGCGAGCCTCGTAAAGAAATATAAGCCAAAATATAACATTGATTTAAAAGATGATAAAAGCTATCCGTTTATTCAGATGACGGATGAAGATTTCTCAAGAGTTTCGATTGTGCGCCCGCGCCCTAAAGATGTTGGTAGAAAAATGTTTAAGATGTTTGGCCCGTACGTTAATGCTAAGTTGATTCGTGAGGCTTTGGGTGTGATCCGAAAGATTTTTCATTTTCGTACGTGTGCACATCTTCCCAAAAAAGCTTGCCTTGATTATCATATTGGCTTGTGTGATGCTCCGTGCATTAAAAATATTACAAAAACAGAATATCAAAAAATAATTCGGAATGTTTGTTTAATCTTAGAAGGAAAAAAGGAAAGCTTGTATCGTTTTCTTCGAAAAGAAATGGAGCAGGCTTCTCAAAATAAAGATTTTGAAAAAGCAGGAAAAATTCGTGATCAAATAAGAGCTATGGGCGCTTTGTATTCTGGCACGAAAGATATTAATTGCTTTAAAGAGGCAGAGCAACTTAAGCGCGTGCTTAATCTTTCTCGACGATTAGAACGTATTGAAGCATTTGATATTTCGAACACAATGGGTCAGCAGTCTGTTGGATCGATGGTATCTTTTTTAAATGGAGTACCGGACAAAAAGAATTATCGGCGTTTTCGTATTCGTGAAACACAAGGCATTGATGATTTTAAGATGATTGCAGAAGTTGTTGGTAGGCGGTATCAGCGATTAAAAAAAGAGGCAGCTCTTTTTCCAGATTTGATTTTGATCGATGGAGGCAAAGGACAACTCTCGGCAGCTAAAGAAAAACTTGTGGAGTTGGATTTAAATATTCCTGTAATTTCTATTGCGAAAAGAAACGAAGAAATTTTTGTACCATACAAAAGAAATCCTGTGGTTCTTTCAAAGGATGCATTGGGTTTAAAGTTAATTCAGCGTATTCGAGATGAAGCGCATCGCTTTGCTGTTAATTATCATCGTTTGTTGCGATCTAAGAAGGTATTTAGTGAGAAATAATTTAACCGATTTTCAGTGGAGTGTTTTGCGGATGGTTCAAACAATACCTTTTGGCCAGACGCGGTCTTATTAGTGGGTGGCTGAAAAAATAGGAAAACCAAAAGCTGCCCGTGCTGTTGGTCAAGCTTTGAATAAGAATCCATATGCCCCGACGATTCCTTGCCACCGTGTTGTGTGCCTTGATGGGTCTTTGGGTGGATATGCAGGAGGAGCAAACCTGAAGAAATTCTTGCTGAATATGGAAAAAGAAACTCTTAATCAATCTTTTGAAGAACAGAGTCTATTGAAGTCAGAATAGTCATTTTTGAAAGAAATAGATTTTGGCTGCAAATGTTTTAAGGTATAATATTATATTCAATATTAACGATATAAAAAATTAAGGAAATATTATGAAATTGCAAAAGTTTTTTAAGCAGATGGTTGAACAAGAAGCTTCAGATCTATTCTTAAGGTCTGCGGCTTTGCCGAGAGCGCGCATTAACGGTAAAGTGCAGCAGTTAGACGACAAACCTGTTTCTGACATGGATATGAGTGAGTTACTCGCAACTCTTCTTGATGATAGAAGAAAAAGAGATATTTTAGAGCAAAATAAGGACATCGATTTTATTTACAATGATCCTGATTGTGGACGTTTTCGTGTGAACGTGTTTTATCAGAGAACCATTCCAGCGTTGGTTGCGCGTTATGTTAAGAATCAGACCAAGAGTTTTGAAGAATTAAAGCTACCAACAGAGATTTGTGAAATATTTTCTAAAGAAACAAGGGGTCTTATATTAGCTTGTGGTCCGGCAGGTGTTGGCAAAACAACGACGATTGCAAGTATGCTTGATTATATTAATGCGAATCAAGAAAAACATATTGTTACGCTAGAAGATCCGATTGAGTTTTTATTTAAAGATAAAAAAAGTATGGTGAACCAAAGAGAGATGGGTCTTGATTTTTATTCGTATCCTATGGCTTTACGTCATGTGACGCAGCAAAGCCCTGATGTTATCTTTATTGGGACGATTCGTGATGAAGAGACTATGCGCGCAGCACTTTCTGCAGCTGAGCTGGGAGCGCTTGTTTTAGGGACTTTTCATACAAATAATGCAGTTCAAACACTTGAACGTATTATTAATTTTTTTCCACCACATCTTCATGCAGAAATGAGCCTTCAGCTTTCTATGCTTTTAAAGGGGGTTTTGTCTTTGCGGCTTTTGCCTTGCAAAGATGGGAGTGGCCGTGTTCCTGCCTATGAATCAATGTTCACAACGCCTACGATTGCGCGTCTTATTCGCGAGCAAAGCGTTCGGGAAATCCAGTCGTTTATTAACGATGGAAAATTGTTTGGCATGAAATCCTTTAAGCAGACTTTAGCGCAGCTTGTTCGCAATGGAATAGTTGAAGAAGAAGATGCAAGAAGTGCTTCTGATAGTAGAGATGAATTTGATTTAGAGCTAAGTGGCTTAAGAAGACTTTAAAATATGATCCAGTTTCTTCTATTTTTGACTTCCAAATTCAAAATTGTATTCTAAAAAAGATGTGATATAATACGTTTCAATTGTTTTATTAATATACATATAGATATATATGCTAGAAGAAATTAAGAAAAGAATTAAAGAGCTTGAGAAGAAATTAGAAAGTTTAAGAGGACTTTTAGATCTTTCAGGGAAGAATCAGCAAATTGTATCTATTCAGGATCAGATGGCGCAGCCAAATTTCTGGGATGATAGCAATGCCTCTAACAAATTGATGAAAGATTTAAAGGTTTTAAAATCTGTTGTGGATCCTTTTGAAGATTCTCTTAGTCGGCTTTCAGATCTCAAAGAGTTCAGCGAGCTTGCTGAGGAAGACGCCTCGCTTATAGAGCAGATTCAGCTTGATTTAGAAGACCTTTCCAAAAATATCGATCAAGTTGAAATTCAAACGATTCTTGGTGGTGAATTTGACCGAAACAATGCACTTTTAAGCATTAATGCTGGCGCAGGCGGAACTGAATCTTGTGATTGGGCTAGTATGCTTTTGCGCATGTACACGCGATGGGCTGAGAACAAGAAACATAAAGTGGAAGTTTTGGATATTTTGGCTGGGGAAGAGGCCGGCATTAAGAGCGCGACGCTGCGCATTAGTGGCGTAATGGCGTATGGATTTCTAAAGGCAGAAAAAGGGGTGCATCGATTAGTGCGGATCTCACCTTTTGATTCGAATAAAAGAAGGCATACTTCTTTTGCTTCTATTGATGTGATTCCGGAAGTCGAAGGGGATATTGAAATTGATATTAACATGGATGATTTGCGCATTGATATTTTTCGTTCATCTGGCCCAGGAGGGCAAAGTGTTAATACCACAGATTCGGCTGTGCGCTTGACTCATATACCAACAGGTATTGTGGTGCAGTGTCAAAATGAACGTTCACAGCTGCAAAACAAAGAATCGGCAATGCGTGTTTTAAAAGCTAGACTGTATCAACTGAGACAAAAAGAGCAAGATGAGAAAATGGCTACTGAGTATGGAGAGAAGCAAAGAATTGAATGGGGCAGCCAGATCCGATCGTATGTTTTTCAGCCGTATTGTATGGTTAAAGATCATCGTACGAGTTGTGAAGTTGGAAATGTTCAAAAAGTCATGGATGGCGATTTGGATGTATTCATAGAAGCTTATTTAAAAAGGGAAAAGTAAAGTTATAAGTCCTGCAGCCGCTAATGATTTTAAGGAATCCAGAAAATATTAAAATATTTTCTGGATTAATTCGCACAGGCTAACTTTTGTTCGCTGTGCTTTAAAGGATAAATATTCATTTTCCTGACGCGTCTTTGACGCGCAGGATAAATTCACTAACAAACTTACGTCGCCTAAAGGGCTCCGTAAGATTGGAGTTCATTTATGTTTGATTTTTTAATTAGAAAAAGCGTTATTAAAAATGCGCAAAAGTTTATTGATCGGTTAGAGCCAAAGGTAAACATTCATCTTCCGATGGAATTGCCTTTGCCATCTGTAGGGATTATTAAAAAGATGACTGCTGTGGCATCAAAAGTTAACAGCCTTGAGTCGGAAATAAAAACAAAAACAGATGACCAGCTGCGGGCTAAAACGCAAGAATTCCGCCTAAAAATTCAACAAGCGGTTTGTTCTTATGAGCAACAATTAGCAGATATCGAGAAGCAATATTCCGAGGAATCAGATCACGAGACTCGCGATAGTTTTTTAAATGATATCGATAGGATCAAGCAACAGCTTATCAAAAAGAGAGAAGAGGTTTTAGACGCGATCTTGCCAGAGGCGTTTGCTGTTGTGAGAGAAGCTGCTTGGCGAACTTTAAAGATGAGACATTTTGATGTTCAGCTGGTTGGAGGCATGATTTTGCACAAAGGCAACATCGTAGAAATGGCAACTGGTGAAGGAAAAACACTTGTGGCGACTCTTCCGACATATTTAAATGCCTTAGCTGGTAAGGGAGCGCATGTTATTACAGTGAATGATTATTTGGCCAAACGCGATAAGGAGTGGATGGCACCTGTTTATGAATTTCTAGGATTAACAGTTGGCGTTATTCAACATGACCATACTCCGCCTGAGAGAAAAAAAGAATATGGGTGTGACATTACTTATGGAACGAATAATGAGTTTGGCTTTGATTATTTGCGCGATAACATGGTGAGCTTTAAAGAAGAGATGGTACAACGTTCTCATCATTTTGCTGTGGCTGATGAGGTTGATAGTATTCTGATCGACGAGGCGAGAACACCTTTAATTATTTCTGGCCCCGCAGAAGAATCAACAGATAAATATTATAGAGCGAATCAAATTGCATTGCAGCTAAAAGGTCGACGGATTACAGAAAAAGAAGAAATTGATGCGAAGCATAAAGGCGAGGATCTGTCTACTGGCTTTGATTATGCCGCAGATGAAAAAGCTCGATCAATTTCAATGACGGAGCAAGGCGAGAAAAAAGCAGCGCAAATGTTTGGGATTGATAATCTTCATGACATGGAAACCATTGAATATCGTCATCATATTCTACAAGCACTTAAAGCAAGAGAATTTTTTAGAGTTGATGTGGATTACGTTATTCGAGATGGCCAAGTTATTATTGTTGACGAATTTACTGGACGCATGATGCCGGGTCGACGCTGGTCTGATGGTCTTCACCAGGCGGTTGAAGCCAAGGAAGGCATTAAGATTGAACGAGAAAACCAGACGTTGGCAACGGTTACTTTTCAAAATTATTTTCGCATGTATGAAAAACTTTCTGGTATGACGGGTACCGCTTACACTGAGGCCAGCGAGTTTAAACAAATCTATAAAGTGGACTGCATTGTTCTTCCGACGAATCGTATTTTGCAGAGAAAGAATCATCCAGATTGTATTTATAAAACGGAACGAGAAAAATTTAAGGCGACGGCTGATGAAATTGCAGAGCTTCATGCGCAAGGCCGCCCGATTTTGGTAGGAACTATTTCGATTGAAAAATCAGAACTTTTATCGTCGATGCTAAAACAACGTGGTATTGAGCATCAGGTTTTAAATGCTAAATATCATGATTTAGAAGCGCATATTGTTGCGCAAGCAGGTCGTTATAAAGCTGTGACTATTGCCACGAATATGGCGGGACGGGGAACTGATATTGTTTTAGGCGGCAATGCTGAGCATTTAGCAAAAAGCTTATTAGAGAGTCATGCGAGAGAAGCTTCTGAAGGCGCTCAGCCGTCAGAGGAGATGTACCAGAAGTTTTTGGCTCAGTTTAAAAAAGAAGTTGAAAAAGAGCATGCTCAAGTTATTGAGGCTGGCGGCTTGCATGTGCTGGGAACAGAGCGCCATGAGTCTCGACGTATTGATAATCAGCTACGTGGTCGCAGCGGAAGACAAGGAGACCCAGGGTCATCTCGATTCTTTGTTTCGCTGGAAGATGATTTGATGCGATTGTTTGGATCGGATCGGATTATGGGCATGATGAATACCCTTGGCATGGAAGAAGGGCAAGTGATTGAGCATCCTTTGGTTAGCCGTGCGATTGAAATTGCGCAAAAACGAGTTGAGACGCATAACTTTGAAATCCGAAAACAACTTTTAGAATACGACAATGTGATGAACCGTCAGCGTGAAGTTATTTATCAGCTTAGGCGTTCGATTTTAGAAGGCGAAAAGACGAAAGAACGCATTTTTGATGGTATTCATAATACAATTTGTTCCATGGTGCCTCAATATCTGTTTTCAGGTGAGGAAGAAGTTCAATGGGATATTGAAGGATTGATGATCGCACTTAAAACAACATTTAGACTTGATATCAAGCCGATTCAAAAAGATTTGGTGGAAATGACGCAAAAGCAAATCGAAGATTTTCTTTCTGAAAAAGTAATTGATATTTATGAGCAGAAAGAAAAGGATATCGGCAGTGATCAAATGCGGCATCTTGAACGCATTATTTTGCTTCAGACAATTGATAGCAAGTGGAAAGATCATCTGTATGCGATGGATCAGCTTAAGGAAGGTATAGGGCTGCGTGCTTTTGCGCACAAAGATCCTTTGGTGGAATATCAGCATGAGGCCTTTTCTATGTTTGAAATGATGTATGATTCGATTATGCAGGATGTTGTTGAGGTCGTTTTTAAAGTTGAGCCAGCTAAACAAGAAGCAAAATTCAAGAGCGTTTTTAATTCCTTGCCACAAGAGCTTGTGCACACAGAGTTTTCGAGCTTGGATAAAAGGCCGTCATCTGCGTCGGGACAGCCAACGGCTGATCCTGCGCGTGAATCACAAGTTCGTTCTGGAGAGAAAGTAGGACGCAATGATCCTTGTCCTTGCGGGAGCGGAAAGAAATACAAGAAATGTTGTGGGACTTAAGAGCGGATGATGTCTTTTGTAAAAAATAAAATGATAGTGCGTTTTTTTAAAAAAACACCGGTTCTGTGTTTTTCTTCAGCGTTTTTATTAGCATTAGCATTCCCAAAGATAAATATTTCTTTTCTTTCTTTTGTTGCTCTTGTGCCACTTTTTTTTGCATTGGACAATAAAACGCTGGCATCGACATTTCGAACAGGGTATTTTTTCGGAATTTTATTTTTTGGCATGATATTTTATTGGTTTTTGTTTGTTTCTGGCATTGGGATGTTGCTTCTTGTTTGTGCTTTGGCTGTTTATATGGGGATATTTGCTGTCGGGTATCATGTTTTTTCTAAAGAAAAAGCAATTGTAAAGATATTTGTTTTGCCAAGTCTTTGGGTGTGCATAGAATTTTTACGGGCACATCTTTTTAGCGGGTTTGGATGGGCGTCGATTGGGCATTCCCAATATCAGAACATAGCTTTGATTCAGATTGCAGATATTGTAGGTGTTTATGGTGTTTCGTTTATTGTGGTGATGGTCAATGTTGCTATTAAAGAAATGTTGACTGATTTTCAAGAAACAAAAAAACAAAAAATAAAGATGTGGCTTGTTGTTAGCATTCTTTTTTGTTTGTGCATTGGCTATGGTCATTATCGCATTAAGAATATGACATACACCGATAGCGTTAAAGTTGCTGTTGTTCAGGGAAGTGTGCCGCAATCTAGAAAATGGTACCCAAAAGAATGGCCGGCTATTCTTAATGATTATTTTAAACTGACACAAGAGGCCGCAAGCACAAATCCTGCTCTGATTATTTGGCCAGAGACGGCGTATCCAGGCTATGTTTGGGAAGATCCTAAGCAATTTGTTGATGTTCAGAATTTTGTTAAAACAATGAAGATTCCGCTTCTCGTTGGGATTGTTACCAAAGAACAAGAGTCGTATTATAATTCAGCGGTTTTGATTGATCTTAACGGCAATCTTGTCAAGAAACACAACAAGCTTCATTTGGTACCATTCGGAGAGTATGTTCCGCTACGTGATTCACTTCCTTGGCTTGTTGATATTCTAGGAATAGAGGATTTTAGCACAGGAACAGAATATACACTGTTTTCTGAGTACGAAAGAAATGACCAAAAGAATTCTTTTGGCGTTTTAATTTGTTTTGAAGACACGGTTCCAGAATTGTCGCGTGCATTTGTTTCTAAAGGGGCAAATTTCTTAGTTAATATTACGAATGACGGGTGGTTCGAGGATACGAAAGCGCCGTTTTTGCATATGCAAGCTGCTGTTTTTAGAACTGTTGAAAACAGAGTTCCTCTAGTTCGGTCGGCTAATACAGGAGTGAGTTGCTTTATTAATGTCTTAGGTCAAATTAAAGAAACAGTGCAAGATTCAGCCGGGAAAATGACTTATGTCCCGGGAGTTAAGACTGCTGAAGTAAAATTGACCAAGAAAAAAGCTCTCTATACAAAGTTTGGAGATGTTTTTACATACATTTGTTTTGGTATTATACTAATATATTGCTTCATTAATGGTCGTGCTATTTTTTTAGCCAAACATTAATTATTGCAATATATTGTGCCTTATATTATAAGTACAGTAGTTCATGAAAGCGGTGCTAACGGGAGCAATTGCTCTTATTTGGAA
This genomic window contains:
- a CDS encoding excinuclease ABC subunit UvrC; its protein translation is MDIKKTIAQIPLSSGVYLMKSKRGAIIYIGKAVCLRKRVQSYFRKKTDSLKTEALVSEINDIDYILTLSEAEALILEASLVKKYKPKYNIDLKDDKSYPFIQMTDEDFSRVSIVRPRPKDVGRKMFKMFGPYVNAKLIREALGVIRKIFHFRTCAHLPKKACLDYHIGLCDAPCIKNITKTEYQKIIRNVCLILEGKKESLYRFLRKEMEQASQNKDFEKAGKIRDQIRAMGALYSGTKDINCFKEAEQLKRVLNLSRRLERIEAFDISNTMGQQSVGSMVSFLNGVPDKKNYRRFRIRETQGIDDFKMIAEVVGRRYQRLKKEAALFPDLILIDGGKGQLSAAKEKLVELDLNIPVISIAKRNEEIFVPYKRNPVVLSKDALGLKLIQRIRDEAHRFAVNYHRLLRSKKVFSEK
- a CDS encoding MGMT family protein translates to MAEKIGKPKAARAVGQALNKNPYAPTIPCHRVVCLDGSLGGYAGGANLKKFLLNMEKETLNQSFEEQSLLKSE
- a CDS encoding PilT/PilU family type 4a pilus ATPase is translated as MKLQKFFKQMVEQEASDLFLRSAALPRARINGKVQQLDDKPVSDMDMSELLATLLDDRRKRDILEQNKDIDFIYNDPDCGRFRVNVFYQRTIPALVARYVKNQTKSFEELKLPTEICEIFSKETRGLILACGPAGVGKTTTIASMLDYINANQEKHIVTLEDPIEFLFKDKKSMVNQREMGLDFYSYPMALRHVTQQSPDVIFIGTIRDEETMRAALSAAELGALVLGTFHTNNAVQTLERIINFFPPHLHAEMSLQLSMLLKGVLSLRLLPCKDGSGRVPAYESMFTTPTIARLIREQSVREIQSFINDGKLFGMKSFKQTLAQLVRNGIVEEEDARSASDSRDEFDLELSGLRRL
- the prfB gene encoding peptide chain release factor 2 → MLEEIKKRIKELEKKLESLRGLLDLSGKNQQIVSIQDQMAQPNFWDDSNASNKLMKDLKVLKSVVDPFEDSLSRLSDLKEFSELAEEDASLIEQIQLDLEDLSKNIDQVEIQTILGGEFDRNNALLSINAGAGGTESCDWASMLLRMYTRWAENKKHKVEVLDILAGEEAGIKSATLRISGVMAYGFLKAEKGVHRLVRISPFDSNKRRHTSFASIDVIPEVEGDIEIDINMDDLRIDIFRSSGPGGQSVNTTDSAVRLTHIPTGIVVQCQNERSQLQNKESAMRVLKARLYQLRQKEQDEKMATEYGEKQRIEWGSQIRSYVFQPYCMVKDHRTSCEVGNVQKVMDGDLDVFIEAYLKREK
- the secA gene encoding preprotein translocase subunit SecA, with the protein product MFDFLIRKSVIKNAQKFIDRLEPKVNIHLPMELPLPSVGIIKKMTAVASKVNSLESEIKTKTDDQLRAKTQEFRLKIQQAVCSYEQQLADIEKQYSEESDHETRDSFLNDIDRIKQQLIKKREEVLDAILPEAFAVVREAAWRTLKMRHFDVQLVGGMILHKGNIVEMATGEGKTLVATLPTYLNALAGKGAHVITVNDYLAKRDKEWMAPVYEFLGLTVGVIQHDHTPPERKKEYGCDITYGTNNEFGFDYLRDNMVSFKEEMVQRSHHFAVADEVDSILIDEARTPLIISGPAEESTDKYYRANQIALQLKGRRITEKEEIDAKHKGEDLSTGFDYAADEKARSISMTEQGEKKAAQMFGIDNLHDMETIEYRHHILQALKAREFFRVDVDYVIRDGQVIIVDEFTGRMMPGRRWSDGLHQAVEAKEGIKIERENQTLATVTFQNYFRMYEKLSGMTGTAYTEASEFKQIYKVDCIVLPTNRILQRKNHPDCIYKTEREKFKATADEIAELHAQGRPILVGTISIEKSELLSSMLKQRGIEHQVLNAKYHDLEAHIVAQAGRYKAVTIATNMAGRGTDIVLGGNAEHLAKSLLESHAREASEGAQPSEEMYQKFLAQFKKEVEKEHAQVIEAGGLHVLGTERHESRRIDNQLRGRSGRQGDPGSSRFFVSLEDDLMRLFGSDRIMGMMNTLGMEEGQVIEHPLVSRAIEIAQKRVETHNFEIRKQLLEYDNVMNRQREVIYQLRRSILEGEKTKERIFDGIHNTICSMVPQYLFSGEEEVQWDIEGLMIALKTTFRLDIKPIQKDLVEMTQKQIEDFLSEKVIDIYEQKEKDIGSDQMRHLERIILLQTIDSKWKDHLYAMDQLKEGIGLRAFAHKDPLVEYQHEAFSMFEMMYDSIMQDVVEVVFKVEPAKQEAKFKSVFNSLPQELVHTEFSSLDKRPSSASGQPTADPARESQVRSGEKVGRNDPCPCGSGKKYKKCCGT
- the lnt gene encoding apolipoprotein N-acyltransferase, with the protein product MSFLSFVALVPLFFALDNKTLASTFRTGYFFGILFFGMIFYWFLFVSGIGMLLLVCALAVYMGIFAVGYHVFSKEKAIVKIFVLPSLWVCIEFLRAHLFSGFGWASIGHSQYQNIALIQIADIVGVYGVSFIVVMVNVAIKEMLTDFQETKKQKIKMWLVVSILFCLCIGYGHYRIKNMTYTDSVKVAVVQGSVPQSRKWYPKEWPAILNDYFKLTQEAASTNPALIIWPETAYPGYVWEDPKQFVDVQNFVKTMKIPLLVGIVTKEQESYYNSAVLIDLNGNLVKKHNKLHLVPFGEYVPLRDSLPWLVDILGIEDFSTGTEYTLFSEYERNDQKNSFGVLICFEDTVPELSRAFVSKGANFLVNITNDGWFEDTKAPFLHMQAAVFRTVENRVPLVRSANTGVSCFINVLGQIKETVQDSAGKMTYVPGVKTAEVKLTKKKALYTKFGDVFTYICFGIILIYCFINGRAIFLAKH